The genomic DNA TATTAATGCTAAGCGCGAACGTGCCTGCCACTTTAAAACTTGGCAGTAAGGCCCTTTTCGTATTTTTAGCCGGGACGGTCGGCGTCATCATCGGCGGTCCAATTGCGTTCGCCCTTTTCCACTCGCTGTTGCCTGAAGATGCATGGCGAGGTGTCGGTGCACTTGCCGGCAGTTGGATCGGCGGGACAGCCAATATGGGCGCTATGATTGAAGCCTTCAGTACACCTGATGATATTATGAGTCCAATTATCATCACGGACACACTTGTGGGTATCAGTTGGATGGGTGTGATGATTGCACTATCCAATTTCCAAGACAAATTCAATCGTTGGAACAAGGCAGATAACTCGGTGATTAAGCAGGTTAATGAAGATATCGCCTCTGATGTTGAAAAAAATCAGAAGCCACTGCAATTACCACAGTTATTTGGCATCATTGGTGTCGGTTTTGCCGGATCTTATCTCATCCGGTTGCTTGCCCAAATGGACTGGATTCCAAAAAGTGAGGTGATGAATGCCTCTACTTGGACATTCATCATTATTACCCTCGTCGGAATTCTATTATCATTTACTAAAGTCCGTCAGCTTGAATACTATGGCGCAAGCAAAATTGGCTATATGGGGATTTACCTTTTCTTAACCGCCATTGGGGCCCAAGCCAACCTGGCTTCTATTATAGATGCACCCGCATTTATCCTCATGGGGATTGTCTGGCTCGCCATTCACATTATTTGTCTTTTTACAGCGGCCCGTTTGCTTCGTGCACCATTATTCTTTGTTGCCGTCGGATCGCAAGGCAATATCGGCGGGACAAGTTCCGCCCCCATCGTGGCATCCGTTTTTCAATCGTCTCTCGCACCCGTCGGTCTGTTGATGGGTATTGTAGGTAATATCATCGGCACTTACGGGGCCCTACTATGCGGTAAACTTGCACAAATGTTTATTATGTAGTCAATTAGAAAACGACCTGATCTAAGTCAGGTCGTTTTTCATATTTACGTTCTTATTTATTGATCCTCACGTAGTTCTTGAGGGACTACTTTCCTTTTGATTAAATAGACATTGTCCTTCTTTATAAACAGCAACCACATTCCTCAGTGAAGCCATATCTTCAAGCGGATTCCCTTCTACTATTAGGAGATCGCACGCCTTACCTACCTCGAGAGATCCCGTTTGCGCATCAATCTTCATCGCCTGTGCCGCTGTCAATGTTGCTGAACGTAAAACATCACCAGGTGACATACCGTTGTCCACCATTAATTCAAGTTCTTTTACAAACTTACCATGGAAATTGAAAGGTGTCCCGGCATCCGTTCCAGCAGCGATTTTCACACCGGCCTGATAAGCTTTATAAAAACTTTCTTGATGACGCGCCATAACTCTTTTTGACTTCTCAACCGCATACTCAGGTATGCCTGCATCTAACCCATGTTCTACAATGTTGTAAGGGGCGACAAGCGTTGGGACGAGGTAAGTCCCATATTCAAGCATCATCTCAATCGCTTCATCGTCTAGATAAATCCCATGCTCAACCGTTGTAATTCCTGCGCGGATGGTATTCTTGATCCCATCAATCCCTTGGGCATGAGCTGCGGTTATTTTACCTGCATGCGTCGCTTCAACGCTTGCAGCCCGTAATTCATCTTCTCCGAGCTGTGGAGAGTTCGGATCAACGCCCGGCGTCATCACACCTCCGGTTGCCATTAATTTGAGCAAATCTGCCCCTGACTTTAATTGCTTACGAGCTGCTTTACGGACCTCATCGACACCATCGGCCTCAATCGCCATTGAATGAGCGTGGCCACCGGTCATGACAATCGGCTCTCCTGATGCGGCAATTCGAGGCCCATCAACCAGTCCCTTTGCAATCGCGTTACGAAGGGCGATGTCTACATTATATTTTGAACCAACATTCCGTACAGTCACGACACCACTTTCCAATTGTTTTGTCGCGTTTCTCATCGCCTTGTAAGCATCATCCGCTTCAAGGTTTTCAACCCGCTCCCGAAATGGATCAGGATTGCCATCCATTGACAAGTGAACATGCGAGTCTATCAAGCCAGGAACGCCAGTTAACCCCTCACCGCTGATGACATGATCAGTATCTTGATGATTAACGTGTTCACCAACATCAAGAATGCCCGTCTCATCAAATAATAGGGAGGTTTGGGTTAACGATTGATTCATTTGGTCAAATAATGCGATATTTTCGATTTTTGTTTTCATATAAGGACTCCTAATATTCTAATCATTTTATATAAAACTCATAATAATACCAGCAACAAGAACAGACGCTATTGTGACGGTTGTAAAACCACCTATTAACATGGGCGGTAAAATGTCATCAAACACTTGTTTCTGCTCGGTTTCATCATTACTTACCGTCCGACTGACCTCTTCAGAAAGTAGATAATCGGCCGGAAATCCAAATAAAGCGGTTAATGCAACCGGAATGAATTTCAACGCAGGCAATCGGAACAATTTTGCCGCCAACATGCCGCCCAAAATAATCCCTATTGACCCAACTACCAGGATTAAAAGAATCGTAGGTAAATCATTCCATAATTCTTGTGGTGACACATCACCTAATGAAGCGATAATATAAAGGATTAAAATCGACATGCTAATGCCAAATGAATTGGCTTTCTGCATGATGGCTGATTCATACACACCAAACCATGTTCCGATTAATCCTGCAATCAAGGCCCAAATCGAGTAGTGGATACCTGTTAGGTTCCCCAAATACACCGCAATGGCACCACCAATGGACAATAAAAATAAATATGTTGCGGGCGTCGCGTATTTTTTCGGGATAAGACCTTGTCTCTCGTCCTCTTGGTGTGGTGTTTTCTCTGTTTCCGACTCATCATTGCCTAAATTCGACTCACTAGCAGCAGCCACTTCTGGATCCCTTTTACGTATACGTTGGATGAATTGGACCGCATATCTCTGTAAGAATTGGGAAGCTAAAGGTAAGCCTACGATCTTTTGCATGGCAAGCACCATTGCGGGAATGACAATTAATGACTCCATCCCTTGTGCCTTCAGTGTATCTGAAGTAATCACGAATGCGATAATGCCGCCCGTTAACGGACCAATGCCTGATGCTGCGATTGAAAATCCATAGATCGGTGTCACAATGGCTAGAACTAAAATAACAGCAAAAATAATGCCTATCAATGCTGTGACAACAGCTTTCCATTGAGACTTGATTGATTTGATGGGAATGAGTGTCCCCATATGTGTAATTAGTAAAGCAACTAATAATGGCGCAATGGTCGTCATTGTCGAATCTTTAATAATCGTATCGGGAAGAATGCCTGTCCACGTTAATAACAAAAATAATAAAGCCACAACAAACAAACTCGGAATCCGGGCCCGTGAAATATTTGCGAGAAAATCTCCCAATGCAAGTAAACCTAATAGCACCATCGCGCTCACAACAGCTGTCAGCATTTAAATCCTCCTCTTGATGTTAAGAAATCATTGGCTAGACTTTTATAACCATGACACTTCTTGATGGTTAATTGAATCAAAGTCCTTTGAATCTATTAACCTCCTCTACTTTATTAAATTAACGTTGCAACGCTTTTATGATTTTAAAAAGTGAATGATTATCATTGTATGTATTTTTCAGTCAATTGTCAATAGAATGTCCATTAAAAAGAATAGAATGATTTTGACACGCCTTTATACATAAATTCAAGCCCTGCAAACAGCATAACCACACCATTCGCAGGGCTTGCACGTGTTCAAACTAGTCATCTAATGTCCCTTGTCTAAGACCCAAAGGAAGGGGGATAGGCCGGTCACAGATATTCTGAACAAAGTAGTGTTGATCTTGCGTTGATGCTTCGTGAAAACCATGCATAATCTCAAGCACATGCAAAGCTTGTGCACCATTAGCCCGGTGCTTGCGGCCACTCGCCAAGGCATATGCCATATCCGCGACTCCGAGCCCCCTGCTATTCTCACTATAGCTATGGGTGAGCGGTATCTCCCGCCATTCATGATTAGATTGACCATTACGTAAATAGACTGGTCCCCCAAATGTATTCGGATCAGGAACAATCAGACTCCCTTCTGTCCCATGAACTTCAATTTTAGGCGTTTGTGTCGCCATCACATCAAAACTCGTAATGATCGTACCCACCGCACCATTTTGAAAATCTAGTAGACCAGCAACATGGGTCGGCGTATTTACCTTGATTTTAGATCCATATTTTTCTTGACTGGTAATCGTTCTTTCAGGAAATGATATTTGCGTCGAACCCGTGACACGGCGAACAGGTCCTATTAAATTGATAAGAGCAGTTAAGTAATAAGGTCCCATATCAAACATCGGACCGGCACCGGCTTGGTAGAAAAATTCAGGATTCGGATGCCAACCTTCCGGACCCCGATTCATCATAAACGCTGTTGCTGCAACCGGCCGGCCAATCCAGCCATCATCGATAAGCTTACGACACGTTTGAATACCGCCACCTAAGAACGTATCCGGGGCATTGCCGACAAGCAGCCCCTTTTCTTCGGCTTTTTTTACAATTGTTTCTCCATCGGCTATTGTCGTCGCCAAAGGTTTCTCCGTGTACACATGTTTTCCGGCATTCAAGGCCTTTAGAGAGATCTCAGTATGAATTTGCGGCGGGGTTAAATTTAAGATGATATCTACTTCAAGATCTGACAGTAATTCATCAACGGAACAGGACTTCGCGATATTATAAACGTCAGCTTGTGATTCGGCTTTACTTATATCAACATCCGCACAGCCAACGACATTAATAATGTCAAATTTAGGTAACGTTTTGAAGTAAATACCACTAATGTTGCCACAACCTATGATCCCTACATTGACTGTCTTCATAACATATCGCCTTCTTTCTCACTAAAATCTAATGAAAGTTCATCTCAGGAACTAATTATTTAACCGCTCCACTTGAGAGTCCCTTAACTACTTTTTCTTGTGAAAATAGGTAAACGAGAATCATTGGCAGGCTCGCTAAAGTTAAAGCTGCCATAATACCTGGTACATTAATCGAAAACTCACTGTAGAAATTTTGTAACCCCAATGGCAATGTCTTATTCTCCGGACTTGTCGTCAGCACCAAGGCAAAAATAAACTCATTCCACAGATGAACAAAGTTATAAATTAAAACCGTCATCAGGGCTGGTGTTAACATTGGCAAAATAATCCTCCGAAAAATCCCAAAATGAGAACAGCCATCTATTTTAGCGGATTCCTCTAAGGCCTTAGGAATCTCCCGCATAAATTGAGTGAGAATAAAGACTGATATTGGCAAACTGAATGCAATATATGGACCTATCAAGGCCCAAAGTGAATCGTAAATACCGATATCTTGACTAAAATTAAATAGAGGAATTAGCGTTGTATGAATGGGCAGCATCATGCCAGAAATAATCAACAAAAACAAAGGTTGATTGAGACGAAATGACATGCGGCTTAAAGGGTAACTAGCTAGCGACCCCACTAGCATAACGAGTAATACCGCACCGAGGCAGACAATCATGCTATTAAAAAAATACCTAGTGATCCCCATGTCAAAAACAGACAGGTATGAACTATAATCAATTTGTGAAAAAAGAGTAAAAGGCTCTTTAAAGAAATGACTTTGAGTTTTTAATGACGTTGAAATCATATATATAAATGGAAAACCGGTAAACACCAACAATATGAGGGCTAATAAATAGAGCGGCGCCTTTTTTATCTTCCTGATCATGTGGAAAAGACTCCTTTCTGTTTCCGTTTATAATCAATAAACTGAATCAGAACTGTCACGATAAACGCAATGATAAACATCACAAAGGCGATCGTACTGCCATACCCCATATTAAAGTTGATAAAAGCTTGCTTATACATATACGTCCCCATTAACTCG from Tuberibacillus sp. Marseille-P3662 includes the following:
- a CDS encoding carbohydrate ABC transporter permease produces the protein MIRKIKKAPLYLLALILLVFTGFPFIYMISTSLKTQSHFFKEPFTLFSQIDYSSYLSVFDMGITRYFFNSMIVCLGAVLLVMLVGSLASYPLSRMSFRLNQPLFLLIISGMMLPIHTTLIPLFNFSQDIGIYDSLWALIGPYIAFSLPISVFILTQFMREIPKALEESAKIDGCSHFGIFRRIILPMLTPALMTVLIYNFVHLWNEFIFALVLTTSPENKTLPLGLQNFYSEFSINVPGIMAALTLASLPMILVYLFSQEKVVKGLSSGAVK
- a CDS encoding DUF819 family protein encodes the protein MNQPLITEPMAIFAYLSAIVAIVFMLSTVKKKGFQKLFRYAPPLIWMYFLPMISTTVGILPQSSDLYSFMSTYMLPAGLLLLMLSANVPATLKLGSKALFVFLAGTVGVIIGGPIAFALFHSLLPEDAWRGVGALAGSWIGGTANMGAMIEAFSTPDDIMSPIIITDTLVGISWMGVMIALSNFQDKFNRWNKADNSVIKQVNEDIASDVEKNQKPLQLPQLFGIIGVGFAGSYLIRLLAQMDWIPKSEVMNASTWTFIIITLVGILLSFTKVRQLEYYGASKIGYMGIYLFLTAIGAQANLASIIDAPAFILMGIVWLAIHIICLFTAARLLRAPLFFVAVGSQGNIGGTSSAPIVASVFQSSLAPVGLLMGIVGNIIGTYGALLCGKLAQMFIM
- a CDS encoding Gfo/Idh/MocA family protein, translating into MKTVNVGIIGCGNISGIYFKTLPKFDIINVVGCADVDISKAESQADVYNIAKSCSVDELLSDLEVDIILNLTPPQIHTEISLKALNAGKHVYTEKPLATTIADGETIVKKAEEKGLLVGNAPDTFLGGGIQTCRKLIDDGWIGRPVAATAFMMNRGPEGWHPNPEFFYQAGAGPMFDMGPYYLTALINLIGPVRRVTGSTQISFPERTITSQEKYGSKIKVNTPTHVAGLLDFQNGAVGTIITSFDVMATQTPKIEVHGTEGSLIVPDPNTFGGPVYLRNGQSNHEWREIPLTHSYSENSRGLGVADMAYALASGRKHRANGAQALHVLEIMHGFHEASTQDQHYFVQNICDRPIPLPLGLRQGTLDD
- a CDS encoding metal-dependent hydrolase family protein gives rise to the protein MKTKIENIALFDQMNQSLTQTSLLFDETGILDVGEHVNHQDTDHVISGEGLTGVPGLIDSHVHLSMDGNPDPFRERVENLEADDAYKAMRNATKQLESGVVTVRNVGSKYNVDIALRNAIAKGLVDGPRIAASGEPIVMTGGHAHSMAIEADGVDEVRKAARKQLKSGADLLKLMATGGVMTPGVDPNSPQLGEDELRAASVEATHAGKITAAHAQGIDGIKNTIRAGITTVEHGIYLDDEAIEMMLEYGTYLVPTLVAPYNIVEHGLDAGIPEYAVEKSKRVMARHQESFYKAYQAGVKIAAGTDAGTPFNFHGKFVKELELMVDNGMSPGDVLRSATLTAAQAMKIDAQTGSLEVGKACDLLIVEGNPLEDMASLRNVVAVYKEGQCLFNQKESSPSRTT